One Brevibacterium spongiae DNA segment encodes these proteins:
- a CDS encoding TetR/AcrR family transcriptional regulator — protein sequence MAKDVKTRILQAAKALAESHDSVQGVTISLESVAQEAGLTKPGLMYHFPSKEALMVGLVEHAAEHWALMLCEHTGRPAEELSSFDRHRAYVAVATTAEVSRADYWIFSDALYHPKLAQAWSDHLNSWFDVDGLEPRNAALLTAARFCADGAWMSEATGVFPAADLALVREHALALIDAAEGKGAA from the coding sequence ATGGCAAAAGATGTGAAGACACGGATTCTCCAGGCGGCGAAGGCCCTGGCCGAATCCCATGATTCGGTGCAGGGTGTGACGATCTCACTCGAGTCGGTCGCCCAGGAGGCCGGGCTGACCAAGCCGGGACTCATGTACCACTTCCCGTCGAAGGAAGCGCTCATGGTCGGGCTCGTCGAGCACGCCGCCGAACACTGGGCGCTCATGCTCTGCGAGCACACCGGACGGCCCGCCGAAGAACTCTCGAGCTTCGACCGGCACCGCGCATATGTCGCCGTCGCCACGACCGCGGAGGTCTCGCGCGCCGACTACTGGATCTTCTCCGACGCGCTCTACCACCCGAAGCTGGCGCAGGCCTGGAGTGACCACCTGAATTCGTGGTTCGACGTCGATGGCCTCGAGCCGCGCAACGCAGCCTTGCTGACCGCGGCCCGGTTCTGTGCCGACGGAGCATGGATGTCCGAGGCCACCGGCGTCTTCCCTGCCGCCGATCTCGCTCTGGTGCGCGAGCACGCGCTCGCCCTCATCGATGCGGCAGAAGGAAAGGGGGCCGCATGA
- a CDS encoding ABC transporter ATP-binding protein, translated as MLKIDNISKTFFSGTVNERKALQELSLELDESDFVTVIGSNGAGKSTLLNTISGRLPIDTGSITIDGAEVSRMPEYKRSKYLGRVFQDPMAGTAPDLTIEQNLSLALKRGRGRGLGRGTTSARREHFKEELATLELGLENRLKTKVGLLSGGQRQALSLLMAGFTQPRILLLDEHTAALDPQRAALVTALTKKIVEADGLTTLMVTHNMEQAIALGNRLIMMHEGRIIYQATAEEKKDLTVETLLGEFSKLKGASLGDRALLN; from the coding sequence ATGCTCAAGATCGACAACATCTCGAAGACCTTCTTCTCGGGCACCGTCAATGAGCGCAAGGCGCTGCAGGAACTGTCCCTGGAACTCGACGAATCCGACTTCGTCACCGTCATCGGCTCCAACGGAGCCGGCAAATCGACCCTGCTCAACACGATCTCCGGACGGCTGCCCATCGACACCGGATCGATCACGATCGACGGTGCCGAAGTCTCCCGGATGCCCGAATACAAGCGGTCGAAGTATCTGGGGCGAGTCTTCCAGGACCCGATGGCCGGCACCGCACCGGACCTCACGATCGAACAGAACCTGTCGTTGGCGCTCAAACGCGGCCGCGGTCGTGGGCTGGGACGGGGAACCACCTCGGCGCGGCGGGAGCACTTCAAAGAAGAGCTGGCCACCCTCGAACTCGGTCTCGAGAACCGGTTGAAGACGAAGGTCGGGCTGCTGTCTGGCGGACAGCGGCAGGCACTGAGTCTGCTCATGGCCGGCTTCACCCAACCCCGGATCCTGCTGCTCGACGAACACACCGCGGCTCTCGACCCGCAGCGTGCGGCCCTCGTGACGGCGCTGACGAAGAAGATCGTCGAAGCCGACGGGCTGACCACGCTCATGGTCACTCACAATATGGAGCAGGCGATCGCCCTGGGCAACCGGCTGATCATGATGCATGAGGGCCGGATCATCTACCAGGCCACCGCCGAGGAGAAGAAGGACCTGACCGTTGAGACCCTGCTCGGGGAATTCTCGAAGCTCAAGGGTGCGAGCCTGGGGGACCGGGCGCTGCTCAACTGA
- a CDS encoding Bug family tripartite tricarboxylate transporter substrate binding protein — MPQAPPPEDSTVESSHPSRRMFGRIAYGVIAVAAIGTATTYSVRAASAKGDLTSNLTLIAPAGAGGGWDGFARETQQAMRVEALANNAQVVNIPGAGGTIGLGEFSTMDGQADTLLATGTAMVGGIALNKSPVGFDDTTLLSRVAEDYDVLIAAADSPHDTIDDVISAWKKDPKGFVWTGGSAGSVDHLTIAQLALLGKIPASDITYIPKSGGGEAIQTLLSGTTDFASCGFNEVSDQIEAGRVKAIGVAAPERIKGFDDVPTMSEQGYEVTLTNWRGWLGAPGITKDESAQLLEVLSKTRDSASWKDALDRNKWTDVWLTGDEFAEFVKEDTSRVEKLLKELGL; from the coding sequence GTGCCACAGGCGCCACCTCCCGAGGATTCGACTGTCGAATCCTCCCATCCCTCCCGACGAATGTTCGGCCGCATCGCCTACGGCGTGATCGCGGTGGCCGCGATCGGAACGGCGACGACCTACTCGGTCAGGGCCGCCTCGGCGAAGGGAGACCTGACCTCGAACCTCACCCTCATCGCCCCGGCCGGCGCCGGCGGCGGTTGGGACGGCTTCGCTCGTGAGACCCAGCAGGCCATGCGCGTCGAAGCGCTGGCCAACAACGCCCAGGTCGTCAACATCCCCGGAGCCGGCGGCACCATCGGCCTCGGCGAATTCTCGACCATGGACGGCCAGGCCGATACGCTCCTGGCCACCGGCACCGCCATGGTCGGCGGAATCGCGCTGAACAAGTCACCGGTCGGATTCGACGACACCACTCTGCTGTCCCGCGTCGCCGAGGACTACGACGTCCTCATCGCCGCCGCCGACTCCCCGCACGACACCATCGACGATGTCATCTCGGCATGGAAGAAGGACCCGAAGGGCTTCGTGTGGACGGGCGGCTCGGCCGGATCCGTCGACCACCTGACCATCGCGCAGCTCGCACTGCTCGGCAAGATCCCCGCCTCGGACATCACCTACATTCCGAAGTCCGGCGGCGGCGAGGCGATCCAGACGCTGCTCTCGGGCACCACCGACTTCGCCTCCTGCGGCTTCAACGAGGTCTCCGACCAGATCGAAGCCGGACGGGTCAAGGCCATCGGAGTCGCCGCGCCCGAACGCATCAAGGGCTTCGACGATGTGCCGACCATGTCCGAGCAGGGCTATGAGGTCACATTGACGAACTGGCGCGGCTGGCTCGGGGCACCTGGAATCACGAAGGACGAATCCGCTCAGCTGCTCGAGGTGCTGAGCAAGACCCGCGACAGCGCCTCGTGGAAGGACGCTCTCGACCGAAACAAGTGGACAGACGTGTGGCTGACCGGCGACGAATTCGCCGAGTTCGTCAAGGAGGACACCTCGCGGGTGGAGAAGCTTCTGAAGGAGTTGGGACTGTGA
- a CDS encoding tripartite tricarboxylate transporter TctB family protein: MSVPTQMTTTRTGHLGAGTWWQGRSGLIVPLIMGAFSTYLLVGILTMEVAEDADKPGPQFFPMLIMLVGYALTVLLTIAYIRTPEPVEVDDEVPATAEEDKAFSTPVTSAVSASRLSPHEEDEPEDDRQALAAARAADSKHRTHSDFVSLAWGAGGFAAFALILEFAGWIIAAALLFWCVARSMGSKKPLFDLTLALTFSSLVYIAFAVMLGLNLPSGILGGGF; the protein is encoded by the coding sequence GTGAGCGTTCCCACGCAGATGACTACGACCAGGACGGGCCACCTCGGCGCGGGGACCTGGTGGCAGGGCCGATCGGGCCTGATCGTTCCGCTCATCATGGGCGCATTCTCGACGTACCTGCTCGTCGGCATCCTCACGATGGAGGTCGCCGAGGATGCCGACAAACCGGGCCCTCAGTTCTTCCCGATGCTCATCATGCTCGTCGGCTATGCGCTGACGGTCCTGCTGACGATCGCCTATATCCGCACCCCGGAGCCGGTCGAAGTCGACGACGAAGTGCCGGCGACCGCGGAGGAGGACAAGGCGTTCTCGACGCCGGTCACCTCGGCGGTCTCGGCCTCTCGGCTGTCCCCGCACGAGGAGGACGAACCGGAGGACGATCGCCAGGCTCTGGCCGCGGCACGGGCCGCCGATTCGAAGCATCGCACGCACAGCGACTTCGTGTCCCTGGCCTGGGGCGCAGGCGGTTTCGCGGCCTTCGCACTCATCCTCGAGTTCGCCGGCTGGATCATCGCAGCGGCCCTCCTGTTCTGGTGCGTGGCGAGGTCGATGGGGTCGAAGAAGCCTCTGTTCGATCTCACCCTGGCACTGACCTTCTCGTCCCTGGTCTACATCGCCTTCGCGGTGATGCTGGGACTCAACCTGCCTTCGGGCATTCTGGGAGGCGGGTTCTGA
- a CDS encoding ABC transporter permease produces the protein MFGALELGLIYGAMALGVYLTFKVLNFPDLTVDGSFTTGGATAASLIIAGVNPYLATAAAIGAGLIAGYITGLLHTKGGIDGLLAGILTMIGLWSINLRIMGKANLPLLREDTVFTFLRENMWLGTWISIAILLVFTLILKFAIDWFLTTDLGLAIQATGNNREMIRSLGVNTDNTTMLTLALSNGFVALCGALVAQYQGFSDISMGIGLILVGLASVILGQAVFGSRNIFMSSLGALLGSVIYRLIIFLALRAGLDTNDMKLTTALLVVIALLLPRWGFLKRIPSLRGRGNRAASSVPQGTTDTKDPAEIADIPAAATGAPTGKEG, from the coding sequence ATGTTCGGAGCATTGGAGCTCGGGCTCATCTACGGCGCGATGGCGCTCGGGGTCTATCTGACCTTCAAGGTCCTCAACTTCCCCGACCTCACCGTCGACGGAAGCTTCACCACGGGCGGCGCCACCGCAGCCTCCCTCATCATCGCCGGGGTCAACCCCTACCTGGCCACCGCCGCAGCGATCGGAGCCGGACTCATCGCCGGCTACATCACCGGTCTCCTCCACACCAAGGGCGGCATCGACGGACTGCTCGCGGGAATCCTCACCATGATCGGCCTATGGTCGATCAACCTGCGGATCATGGGCAAGGCGAACCTGCCGCTGCTGCGAGAAGACACCGTGTTCACCTTCCTGCGGGAGAACATGTGGTTGGGCACCTGGATCTCGATCGCGATCCTGCTCGTCTTCACCCTCATCCTCAAGTTCGCCATCGACTGGTTCCTCACCACCGATCTGGGATTGGCCATCCAGGCCACGGGCAACAACCGAGAGATGATCCGCAGCCTCGGCGTGAACACTGACAACACGACGATGCTCACTCTCGCCCTGTCGAACGGCTTCGTCGCACTCTGCGGTGCGCTCGTCGCCCAGTACCAGGGATTCTCCGACATCAGCATGGGCATCGGTCTCATCCTCGTCGGACTGGCCTCGGTCATTCTCGGTCAAGCCGTGTTCGGCAGCCGCAACATCTTCATGTCCAGCCTCGGCGCGCTCCTCGGTTCGGTCATCTACCGACTCATCATCTTCCTCGCACTGCGTGCCGGACTCGACACGAACGACATGAAGCTGACCACCGCGCTGCTCGTCGTCATCGCACTGCTGCTGCCCAGATGGGGCTTCCTCAAACGGATCCCGTCGCTGCGCGGCCGCGGCAATCGCGCGGCCTCTTCGGTGCCGCAGGGAACGACCGACACCAAGGACCCCGCCGAGATCGCCGATATCCCCGCTGCGGCGACCGGTGCTCCCACGGGCAAGGAAGGCTGA
- a CDS encoding tripartite tricarboxylate transporter permease translates to MDALMSLFEGFSHALTPMNLLWVVVGCFLGTAVGVLPGLGSSMAVALLLPMTFALDPTGAFIMFSGVYFGGLFGDSTMAILMNTPGQASAIASTFEGHKMARAGRAPQALATAAIGAFIGGLVSCSLVIFVAPALASLSTSFGPAEFFALALFAFVATSSVVADSVLKGLMALVLGIGISVIGIDSVSGTERFTFGVPELFDGVSLVTVTVGILALGEVFFIASRIRRKATDNTINASGRPYLSRKEFGQAVPAWLRGTAIGLPFGVIPVGGADVPTFMAYGLERKLDARRKDPQFGKGAIRGLAAPEAAGSATTGIAMGALLALGLPISATAAIMLAAFRQYGIQPGPLLFDRSPELVWGLLASFFLAMIVLLIINLPFAPLWAKLLKIPDPYLYGGIAVFCGLGIYATSASTFELLILLGIGIISFVLKRYGVPLAPLMIGMVLGPLAESSLRDALLAAGGDAGTLVSSPITIVLYLVLIAALIYTGIGRVLARRRQKQTTQDQVAVAEDAVH, encoded by the coding sequence ATGGACGCTCTCATGTCCCTCTTCGAGGGCTTCTCACATGCTCTGACGCCGATGAACCTGCTGTGGGTCGTCGTCGGCTGCTTCCTCGGCACCGCTGTCGGCGTGCTCCCCGGACTGGGCTCGTCGATGGCCGTGGCGCTGCTGCTGCCGATGACGTTCGCCCTCGACCCGACCGGCGCGTTCATCATGTTCTCCGGCGTCTACTTCGGCGGTCTCTTCGGCGATTCGACGATGGCGATCCTCATGAACACACCGGGTCAGGCCTCGGCGATCGCCTCGACCTTCGAAGGCCACAAGATGGCCCGGGCCGGACGGGCTCCGCAGGCTCTGGCCACGGCTGCGATCGGTGCGTTCATCGGCGGGCTCGTCTCCTGTTCGCTGGTCATCTTCGTGGCACCGGCCCTGGCGTCGCTGTCGACGAGCTTCGGCCCGGCCGAGTTCTTCGCTCTCGCGCTCTTCGCCTTCGTCGCGACCTCCTCGGTGGTTGCCGATTCGGTGCTCAAGGGCCTCATGGCACTCGTGCTCGGCATCGGAATCTCCGTCATCGGCATCGATTCCGTCTCCGGCACCGAGCGCTTCACCTTCGGTGTTCCCGAGCTCTTCGACGGGGTCTCCCTGGTCACGGTGACTGTGGGCATCCTGGCTCTCGGCGAGGTGTTCTTCATCGCCTCGCGGATCCGTCGGAAGGCCACGGACAATACGATCAACGCCTCCGGCCGTCCCTACCTCAGCCGCAAGGAGTTCGGCCAGGCCGTGCCCGCGTGGCTGCGCGGCACCGCGATCGGCCTGCCCTTCGGCGTCATCCCGGTCGGCGGAGCCGATGTGCCGACGTTCATGGCCTACGGACTTGAGCGCAAGCTCGATGCCCGCCGGAAGGATCCGCAGTTCGGCAAGGGCGCGATCCGCGGACTTGCCGCCCCCGAGGCGGCCGGTTCGGCGACGACGGGCATTGCCATGGGTGCCCTGTTGGCTCTGGGTCTGCCGATCTCGGCGACCGCGGCGATCATGCTCGCAGCGTTCCGCCAGTACGGCATCCAGCCCGGCCCGCTGCTCTTCGACCGCTCCCCCGAGCTGGTGTGGGGTCTGCTGGCGAGCTTCTTCCTCGCGATGATCGTTCTGCTCATCATCAACCTGCCGTTCGCTCCCCTGTGGGCGAAGCTGCTGAAGATCCCGGACCCGTACCTGTACGGCGGCATCGCGGTGTTCTGTGGTCTGGGCATCTACGCCACATCCGCATCGACGTTCGAGCTGCTCATCCTGCTGGGCATCGGCATCATCAGCTTCGTGCTCAAACGCTACGGCGTGCCTCTGGCACCGCTGATGATCGGCATGGTGCTCGGACCCTTGGCCGAGTCGAGTCTGCGGGATGCACTGTTGGCTGCCGGCGGCGACGCAGGGACACTCGTGTCCTCGCCGATTACGATTGTGCTCTACCTTGTGCTCATCGCCGCCCTCATCTACACCGGTATCGGTAGGGTGCTGGCCCGCAGGCGGCAGAAGCAGACGACGCAGGATCAGGTCGCCGTGGCAGAGGATGCTGTCCACTGA
- a CDS encoding DMT family transporter, whose translation MTARRILLLVAAILAEVAATLMLRASVVDPIWIPGVVVFYAIAFFILGLTQRLGMPLGAVYATWSASGVALVAALGVVFFGEHLSIGAIIGIAVIIIGVILVESGSPEESESVEAEVTE comes from the coding sequence ATGACCGCGCGCCGAATTCTCCTCCTCGTGGCAGCGATCCTCGCCGAGGTGGCCGCCACCCTGATGCTGCGCGCGTCCGTCGTCGATCCGATCTGGATTCCCGGAGTCGTCGTCTTCTACGCCATCGCGTTCTTCATCCTCGGCCTCACTCAGCGCCTCGGCATGCCGCTCGGCGCCGTCTATGCCACCTGGTCGGCAAGCGGAGTCGCGCTCGTCGCCGCACTCGGTGTGGTGTTCTTCGGCGAGCACCTGAGCATCGGCGCGATCATCGGCATCGCCGTCATCATCATCGGCGTCATCCTCGTCGAATCCGGATCACCGGAGGAATCCGAATCCGTGGAAGCAGAGGTGACCGAATGA
- a CDS encoding DMT family transporter, translated as MSWIWLALSILSEVAGTLCLRASSGLQRKIWVIPVAVSYLAAFWFLSRTLAAGMPLGVAYGLWAACGVALVSLLSRAIWKDPLTRRALIGIGCIVVGVILVEAG; from the coding sequence ATGAGTTGGATCTGGCTCGCACTGTCCATTCTCAGCGAAGTCGCCGGCACCCTGTGTCTGCGCGCCAGCTCCGGTCTGCAGCGCAAGATCTGGGTCATCCCCGTGGCAGTCAGCTATCTCGCGGCATTTTGGTTCCTCAGTCGAACTCTTGCCGCGGGGATGCCGCTCGGCGTCGCCTACGGTCTGTGGGCCGCCTGTGGTGTGGCGTTGGTCAGTCTGCTTTCCCGCGCGATCTGGAAGGACCCGCTGACGCGGCGCGCGCTCATCGGCATCGGCTGCATCGTCGTCGGAGTCATCCTCGTCGAAGCCGGCTGA
- a CDS encoding S9 family peptidase produces MTDSDSANTVPEARATPSSGTAIPSAPVAKKVPFERTHHGHTFVDDYEWMREKESPEVISHLEAENAWTKAQTAHLEGLQESIFTEIKTRIKETDMSVPSRRGNFWYFSRTRAGLDYGISVRVPVSGPDDWTPPEVGEDALPGEEVVFDSNIAAEGQEFFSLGSFSLSDDGRWLLYGVDTSGDERYTLRLRDLSTGQDLDDVIDGTFAGASIDPSGRYVFYTTVDDAWRPEKVWRHRVGTAAVEDVCIFEEPDERYFVGSGFSRSGTMMFVVTGSKTTTGYWVISTDDLEAEPQAVWPRVDGVEYNVEHAVIGGEDRFLITHNRNRADFELVDVPAADPTAQPRPVLDDVDGLRIEDVDAFAGFIVLSYRRGGFARVGIIELGTDSASPFAALEELPFGRETGTLMLSGNPEFAQTAIRLLFTSMSTPSVLYSHSVADGTDTVLKRQPVLGSVDLDAYDETLLWATAEDGTQVPISVVYRSDLHRFGGAGQRTTASAPVEPAPLVLYGYGSYEASMDPYFSVSRLSLLDRGVVFAIAHVRGGGEMGRHWYDQGKTTAKKNTFTDFVAAAHHLVDAGWTQPDQLVATGGSAGGLLMGAVANMAPEIFAGISAHVPFVDALTSILMPELPLTVIEWEEWGDPLHDPDVYEYMRSYSPYENVTDTDYPKILAVTSLNDTRVLYVEPAKWVARLREVGANALLKTEMVAGHGGASGRYDAWRETAFDFAWILDVLGRSDVEIEP; encoded by the coding sequence ATGACTGATTCCGATTCTGCGAACACCGTCCCCGAGGCAAGGGCGACACCCTCTTCCGGCACAGCGATCCCGTCCGCTCCGGTGGCGAAGAAGGTGCCCTTCGAGCGGACCCACCACGGGCACACCTTCGTCGACGACTACGAGTGGATGCGGGAGAAGGAATCGCCGGAGGTCATCTCCCACCTCGAAGCGGAGAACGCCTGGACGAAGGCGCAGACCGCTCATCTCGAGGGGCTGCAGGAATCGATCTTCACCGAGATCAAGACCCGCATCAAAGAGACGGACATGTCCGTGCCCAGCCGGCGCGGGAACTTCTGGTACTTCTCACGCACCCGCGCGGGACTCGACTACGGCATCAGCGTCCGTGTCCCCGTCTCCGGCCCCGACGACTGGACTCCTCCGGAGGTCGGCGAAGACGCGCTGCCCGGTGAAGAGGTCGTCTTCGACTCGAACATCGCTGCCGAGGGCCAGGAGTTCTTCTCACTCGGATCCTTCTCACTCTCCGACGACGGCAGGTGGCTGCTCTACGGCGTCGACACCTCCGGCGACGAGCGCTACACGCTGCGTCTGCGGGACCTGTCGACCGGACAGGACCTCGACGACGTCATCGACGGCACCTTCGCCGGAGCCTCCATCGACCCGAGCGGCCGCTACGTCTTCTACACCACCGTCGACGACGCATGGCGTCCGGAGAAGGTGTGGCGCCACCGCGTCGGCACCGCCGCTGTCGAGGATGTGTGCATCTTCGAAGAGCCCGACGAACGCTACTTCGTCGGTTCCGGATTCTCCCGTTCCGGGACCATGATGTTCGTCGTCACCGGGTCGAAGACGACCACCGGCTACTGGGTCATCAGCACCGACGACCTCGAAGCCGAACCGCAGGCAGTCTGGCCGCGAGTCGACGGCGTCGAATACAACGTCGAACACGCTGTCATCGGCGGCGAGGACCGCTTCCTCATCACCCATAACCGCAACCGCGCCGACTTCGAACTCGTCGACGTCCCCGCCGCCGACCCGACCGCGCAGCCGCGCCCCGTGCTCGACGACGTCGACGGCCTGCGCATCGAAGACGTCGACGCCTTCGCCGGCTTCATCGTCCTCAGCTATCGCCGCGGCGGGTTCGCCCGCGTCGGCATCATCGAACTCGGCACGGACTCCGCCTCGCCCTTTGCCGCCCTGGAAGAGCTGCCCTTCGGTCGAGAGACCGGAACCCTCATGCTCTCCGGCAATCCCGAGTTCGCACAGACTGCCATCCGGCTGCTCTTCACCTCCATGTCGACCCCGTCTGTGCTCTACTCCCACAGCGTCGCAGACGGCACAGACACGGTGCTCAAACGTCAGCCCGTGCTCGGTTCCGTCGACCTCGACGCCTACGACGAGACCCTCCTGTGGGCCACTGCCGAGGACGGCACGCAGGTGCCGATCTCGGTGGTCTACCGGTCGGATCTGCATCGTTTCGGAGGCGCCGGTCAGCGCACAACCGCCTCGGCGCCGGTCGAACCCGCACCGCTCGTCCTCTACGGATACGGCTCCTACGAAGCGAGCATGGACCCGTACTTCTCGGTCTCCCGGCTGTCGCTGCTCGATCGAGGGGTCGTCTTCGCCATCGCCCACGTCCGCGGCGGCGGGGAGATGGGTCGCCACTGGTACGACCAGGGCAAGACCACGGCGAAGAAGAACACCTTCACGGACTTCGTCGCCGCCGCGCACCACCTCGTCGATGCGGGGTGGACTCAGCCTGATCAGCTCGTCGCCACCGGCGGATCGGCAGGCGGGCTGCTCATGGGCGCGGTCGCGAACATGGCTCCGGAGATCTTCGCCGGAATCAGTGCGCATGTGCCGTTCGTCGACGCCCTGACCTCGATCCTCATGCCGGAGCTGCCTCTGACCGTCATCGAATGGGAGGAATGGGGCGATCCGCTGCACGATCCGGACGTGTACGAGTACATGCGCTCGTATTCCCCGTACGAGAACGTCACCGACACGGACTACCCGAAGATCCTCGCCGTGACCTCGCTCAACGACACCCGGGTCCTCTACGTCGAACCCGCGAAATGGGTCGCCCGGCTGCGTGAAGTCGGTGCGAATGCCCTGCTCAAGACCGAAATGGTCGCCGGCCACGGAGGCGCTTCCGGCCGCTATGACGCGTGGAGGGAGACCGCGTTCGACTTCGCCTGGATCCTCGATGTTCTGGGACGATCGGACGTCGAAATCGAACCCTGA
- a CDS encoding ABC transporter substrate-binding protein: MHLRKLATAIVAVGSILAVSACSGGDGGGEGGEGDSFKIGISQLVQHPALDAASEGFKKSFDDAGVEVEWDEQNAQGEQANATSIAQNFANEDLDLVLAVATPAAQAAAQAITDKPVLFTAVTDAEEAGLVDSNDKPGANVTGTSDLNPVEEQLKLVKDVKPDAKTVGIVYSSGEVNSQVQVDLAKKAAKGLGVEIKEATIANSGELAQAVDSLGKVDAYYVPTDNNVVSAVSTMVQAAEKNKALLVGSEAGQVESGAAITRGIDYTKLGEQTGKMALQILQDGKKPAELPVETSSDLELVVNPKAAKAQGAEIPKKLIDEADNVIE, encoded by the coding sequence ATGCATCTCAGGAAATTGGCCACAGCGATCGTGGCGGTCGGTTCGATTCTTGCGGTTTCGGCCTGCTCCGGCGGTGACGGCGGCGGAGAAGGCGGCGAGGGCGACTCGTTCAAGATCGGCATCTCGCAGCTCGTCCAGCACCCCGCGCTCGACGCCGCCAGCGAAGGCTTCAAGAAGTCCTTCGACGACGCTGGAGTCGAGGTCGAATGGGATGAGCAGAATGCTCAGGGTGAGCAGGCCAACGCGACGTCGATCGCCCAGAACTTCGCGAACGAGGACCTCGACCTCGTCCTCGCCGTCGCCACCCCGGCCGCCCAGGCCGCGGCACAGGCGATCACGGACAAGCCCGTGCTCTTCACCGCCGTCACCGACGCGGAGGAAGCTGGACTCGTCGACAGCAACGACAAGCCCGGCGCAAACGTCACCGGCACCTCGGACCTCAACCCGGTCGAGGAGCAGCTCAAGCTCGTCAAGGATGTCAAACCCGATGCGAAGACCGTCGGCATCGTCTACAGCTCCGGTGAGGTCAACTCCCAGGTGCAGGTCGACCTCGCGAAGAAGGCCGCCAAGGGACTCGGCGTCGAGATCAAGGAAGCGACGATCGCGAACTCGGGCGAACTCGCTCAGGCCGTCGACTCACTCGGCAAGGTCGACGCCTACTACGTGCCCACCGACAACAACGTCGTCTCGGCCGTGTCCACCATGGTCCAGGCCGCTGAGAAGAACAAGGCCCTGCTCGTCGGTTCCGAGGCAGGACAGGTCGAATCGGGTGCGGCGATCACGCGCGGAATCGACTACACGAAGCTCGGCGAACAGACCGGAAAGATGGCTCTGCAGATCCTTCAGGACGGGAAGAAGCCGGCAGAGCTGCCGGTCGAGACCAGCTCGGATCTCGAACTCGTCGTCAACCCGAAGGCCGCGAAGGCCCAGGGCGCTGAAATCCCGAAGAAGCTCATCGACGAAGCCGACAACGTCATCGAGTGA
- the folE gene encoding GTP cyclohydrolase I FolE yields the protein MSSPEHLSLDVDRDMAGAEAAAADLLTALGLDFSSTHLRETPGRMARAWAEMLTPRPFDATVFPNDEGYDELVLARDIPFRSICEHHMLPFVGTACVAYLPGEQILGLSKLARLVEYFACRPQTQERLTRQVALWLEEHLQPKAVGVVVRAEHSCMTLRGVQATGSSTVTSTLLGGLRSDPRSRQEFLALAGAGL from the coding sequence ATGAGCTCGCCGGAGCACCTCAGCCTCGACGTCGACCGGGATATGGCCGGCGCCGAGGCGGCCGCTGCCGATCTCCTCACTGCACTCGGTCTCGACTTCAGCTCGACGCACCTGAGGGAGACTCCAGGCCGTATGGCCCGGGCGTGGGCCGAGATGCTCACCCCGCGGCCATTCGATGCCACCGTGTTTCCCAATGACGAAGGCTACGACGAGCTCGTCCTGGCCCGCGATATTCCCTTTCGGTCGATCTGCGAGCACCACATGCTGCCGTTCGTCGGCACTGCCTGTGTCGCATACCTGCCGGGTGAGCAGATCCTCGGGCTGTCGAAGCTGGCACGCCTCGTCGAGTACTTCGCGTGCCGCCCGCAGACGCAGGAGCGCCTGACCAGGCAGGTCGCGCTGTGGCTTGAGGAGCATCTGCAGCCGAAGGCCGTCGGCGTCGTGGTCCGCGCCGAGCATTCGTGCATGACGCTGCGCGGCGTTCAGGCCACCGGTTCGTCTACGGTGACGTCAACGCTGCTGGGTGGCCTGCGCAGCGATCCGCGCTCCCGTCAGGAGTTCCTGGCGCTGGCCGGGGCTGGCCTGTGA
- a CDS encoding DoxX family membrane protein, with product MSHTSAPISSSPTRAEVGKDPAHSAYVLLRLGFIALPLLMGLDKFTNLLTDWPHYLAPWLTDLLPFSAQTAMYLIGIVEIVAAIAMVIRTRWAAWVVAAWLAGIIINLLTYSGFYDVALRDLGLLIAAVTLGLLARKYNRPRRPGSGA from the coding sequence ATGTCTCACACATCCGCACCGATCAGCTCCTCCCCCACGAGAGCCGAGGTCGGGAAGGACCCCGCCCACAGCGCCTACGTGCTGCTGCGACTCGGGTTCATCGCCCTCCCGCTGCTCATGGGCCTCGACAAGTTCACCAATCTGCTCACCGATTGGCCGCACTACTTAGCACCGTGGCTGACCGACCTGCTTCCGTTCTCGGCGCAGACGGCCATGTACCTCATCGGCATCGTCGAGATCGTCGCGGCCATCGCGATGGTCATCCGTACGCGGTGGGCTGCATGGGTCGTCGCCGCATGGCTGGCGGGCATCATCATCAACCTGCTCACGTACTCGGGCTTCTACGATGTGGCGCTGCGGGATCTCGGCCTGCTCATCGCCGCGGTCACTCTCGGCCTGCTCGCACGGAAGTACAACCGTCCCCGCAGGCCGGGAAGCGGCGCATGA